DNA from Elaeis guineensis isolate ETL-2024a chromosome 2, EG11, whole genome shotgun sequence:
ACTTTCATAGGATGCCTTGATAAGTTAAATAAAGTTCTTTTATTTAAGCCCATGGGCTATATAATAAAGGATTGCCCATCCTAAAACACCGCTAATCCCAGCATACCTGGTGAAAACTAGATTCATTCTTATATTTTGTGGTATAAttgactaagattttactaacTTGGCAAATTGGTTCCTCCATGTCAGGATAACTTGGCAAATTCGTCCCTACAAATTCTTATAAGAGCACATCATTTAATTGCGGGGTGGAGATCTAATCAACAACGTGAGAAATAAAGACCATTAATCTCTACTAGCCTCAAATCAACCGTAGACAAGTCTCAAAAAGaatgattcaatcaaattaaaaagaggCTCCAATCGTTCCATAAACTaagaattattaaaattaaaaagatatttggttcgtaactaaaattaaaataaaaataaaaataaaaataatttggaatcgaaatcggaatagcCAAATCTCCTAAAGCGTTTGGTTAGtgattggaatcggaatcgaaatcgaaatggatggTTCCAACCATCTAAATATAAGAATCAGAATcaacttaaatttttatttttatttttaaattaaaaattttttaaaattaaattttttaaaataataaatagataacAAATCAACTATTATTGGAGCTTTGACAAATAGATAATAAAAACGTGCTTACATCTATTTATCCAGAGCTTagtggaaaaaaagaaaaaaattgaccttCCTCGGCTTTGAATACAtaaagggggtgtttggttcgtgatcAAAATTGGCATCGGAATGAAAATCGGAATAGATAGGTATCAGAATCAGAATGGTCTAATCCTCTGAAATATTTGAttcgtgatcggaatcgaaattagaatggatGATTTTTATTATTGTTGTTTGATTCGTATAATTCTGTATATGAAGATGCAgtttattgataaatattattttttattataaaattaagtaAAAATCTCAACTTTATAAAATAATCCAAACAACCGACTATTAATATGCTTTTCTTTATTTATGAGAAATTACCTCAAACACATCCTTGGCATCCAGAACTTTCTCTTTCAGTGTCGCACGCATATACCACAAGCAAATTTTGAAGTCATACAAATTGCTCAACAAGTACCCTTTCTTGAGAGAACTCCACGAAATCCCATATCCTTCAGTAGCATGTCCTCTCAGCACGAGGCTCGGGCCGCCAGTCTCCTTCTTCGGTGGCTTGGATGGGCGAGGGGTGCAGTCAAAGACATGCACTTCTGACCCGCATGTCCTGATAGCCACGAGAGAGGGGTTCTGCGGCATGTAGCGTATACGGTTAACCTCACCTTTGTGGTGGATCATCAGTGGCacgaggaggaggagggaagCCCTTACCAGGGGGAGTGGACGTCGGCGAGCATGAGGAAGTTGGGGGTTTTGTCAGAGGTGTGGGTACTGAGGATGAGGTGGCGGACGGAGATGGTAacggaggaagaggaagagagggaggaaggggTAAAGGAAGAGGAAAGCCACTGGATTATGAGGGAGGGCCATTCGAGGGCATGGGAGATGACAAGACATAGAGGAAGGAGGTGTTCTTCTTCCAGACCCGGTACTTCTCCACCGCCATGGttcgagcttcttttgctttCGCCATTTTACCTCTTATTTCTTCTTTGCCCGAAAGCTGGCACACATCCGCGGAGAATTTTATCTCATTCTCCCAAACCAAACACCTCCTAAATTATTGAAAAAGCACCAATGATATATATTGCGGATTAAGATATcccacataaatttttttttttctccttacaaAGACGAGTCCCTTTTGACTCTGACCCATAGACCACataattttatcctttaaaaaataCATCACGTggtaagaattttttttctttataaacaCAAATTTTTCTTAACTCACAATCGATATAAAATTATTGGTGCCCTCTACATTATTAGAACcataataatatatatacataaataattTACAAAATTAACATTAATAAGGGACGTTATCCATGAAACACTGAATCACTCTAACAGGAAGCTGTATTATATCAACCGCCAAATTGGCCACCCAAGTACAGCATCCGCAGCAGCATGGGCATACGCAGGTCAGGGCAAATCTGCAATAAAGAAGACAGAAAACCCACTGAGGGATTGAAAATCCTTAATAAACCTTTTTCTTCGTGAAAAGACaattggtaagaagaatttacttCATTGCACtctctctcaatctctctctctctatatatatatattgttgataTTTAATTGTTTAGTTGACCGTCATTCCCCTATTTTTATGACCAATGAGAATGCATTTACATGCAGATAAATCTACATCATGGGGATGCATCAACTAAGATAAATGAATGCTTTCTTTTGAATGCAGAGATataatgattcaacaaattcaaaACACATCATTTTTTGCAGGAAAAAAAGCTTTTGCAATATAAAGATAAAACTACATTTAATTTCGTTCTTGCGAATTTTTGaaatcctttaagaaaagaaCCATAAAGCAAATCAAAGATACGAGAGATGCAGGAGATGGATGCTCACCCAATGAACCACACTACGGCGCCGACAAGGGACAGAAGCAATGCGAGCACGGCAAAGGGCAATCCCAACAAGAATCCCAGAGGCCTGCAACGAGCCATGCATGCATGCTTTTCCTCTGCCTCTCTTAATTCATGTCCTCATTGAGCCTCTCTCTCTGGGCTGGTGGCTCTCTCCTCTAAACTAAGGTGGTTTAATTTCCCCTTTTGGGAGTCGATCTGATGGTGGGAAGGAGAGGGTGCAACCGCTGCCCAGGAATTCGCCCCCGCTCCACTCGAGCGACGACGTCGGCGCCATTCAAGTTTTTATCGACTTGACGGAACTGCCCTtataggagagagagagagagatgctcaCGTTAGCATAGGATCCATGGGCAAATTTGTACGCAAATCACCTAGGCTGGTTGATGTTGGGTTGGAGGTTGGGCTTTTTGTTAGGATTAGCCATCTCAATATGGTGTGCTTCTGTTTCTGTTTTTTTAAGGCTATGGAAAGTAGCATTATCCGCCGGCCAAGATGTTGGTCAGCATAGGTATATGGCCCTTCTTCCAAAATATATACAGGAATGTGAGGGGATGATTGGCTTCCATCCATCCATGCTCGCTTTTAGTTAATGCTGCAATCATCCTTTTTATCTAACTGCAAAAGCTtgattaagatatatttttttatgaagaagTTATACAGGGAGTACTAGGGATTGATCATAAGTGATGATGTTTTTGTTTTTGTAATTAAGGTGATGATGTTTTAGTGAAGGCTTGGAAGCAGGAATAAAGGAAGGCTCAATGATGCTTACGTCCAGTTAATAGAGATGTCAACTGAGGCAAAATGAATTAGTACGTCTCAAGATATCAACCGGATATTATGGCAATATATAGATGAAGATATTTTAAGTACTTTTTTTGCTAtatagattgattttttttttttttaagtcgacAAATGTTAATGCCTACAAGTAATATCCAATTTATATTTGCCATATCTACTGATATATATTCTAATATCAGTTTGTATATATTGGCCAAGATCTCGAGGAATCATTTCTCTTTTTAAAATCTAGCATTTCTTCTTGAGAACaatgaaatgatgtttttgattAGACAAATATTATCTTGGTGATGGTTTGTATCAACTAAAGGGGTGCTTGATTGGGGAGAATGAAGGTCTGGAATGAAAATCGAAAAGAATGACTCTCATTCCAGTCATTTGGTTGGAGGAAATTCCATTCCGATTCCGAAATGGAATGGAAATAATCCAATCTATCTAAAACTGATCAATCCCTACTCTctcctatggattcaaattttcattctaattcgaatttcgatttcgatttcgatcatgAATCAAGTGCTTTGGGGGATTTgatcatttcgattccgattctgattccaattgTGAACCAAGCACACCCTACAAGTCATTCTACTAATATCATTAGATCCAGTACAGTATCATCAAGTGATCTTTGAATGATCCATATATAGACTTTTGGATGAATTTTGCTATAGCGctcctttataatattttattataaaaaatattttaagtattTTATCTCCTTCTTCCTTTCATCCGTTCCACCCTTACACCGCGCCCCCCCACCCTCCCCGACGGTCTTCCCCCCTCCCCCTTGACGCTCGTGCCAACCCCCCCTCCAACAGCCTTCCCTCCCCTCATCGACGCTGGTGCCACCTCCATCCCCATCCCTCCCGTGCTTGTGCCACGCCCCCTTCGCCGCACCCCCACGCCGTGCCCCCCTACCCAGCAatctccctcctcctcctcggTGCTTGGGCCACCCCTCCATCGGTCTTCCCTCCCTTGTCCCCCTTACCGATGCTTGTGCTACCCCCCTCCTCGTCTTCTCCACCGTAGCGTGCCCTGGCCCCTCCTCCCACAACCCCCccaactcttctttctttttctccactgcaactctctctctcttctttctttttctccaccacccatccgTGGATTCTCCGCCTGTCGTTGCTCCCCCACCCGTGCAGCCACCATGCCCCCTTCCTCGCCCATAGTACCCCCGCCACCCCCCGACGAGTTCTCTGCCCAACGGTGCTCCACTCTCCTCCCCCCCGGGGCCCGTGGGTTCTCCAGACCAACCTCCCCACTCCCCCAGCCTCAACTCCCCTCCCGCACCTCCTCTGCCTTCGATGGCGCCACAGCTTCTTGTGCCAACACCCCACGCTGCCCCGTGGCTTCTCCATGCTACACCTCCCATCGCCATCCCCTCCTGCTCCTCCACTTTCAATGGTACAGA
Protein-coding regions in this window:
- the LOC105043528 gene encoding signaling peptide TAXIMIN 2 yields the protein MARCRPLGFLLGLPFAVLALLLSLVGAVVWFIGFALTCVCPCCCGCCTWVANLAVDIIQLPVRVIQCFMDNVPY